In uncultured Bacteroides sp., the following proteins share a genomic window:
- a CDS encoding DUF6249 domain-containing protein, producing MKQFMIAFMMMLAISITMMGQASPKKAALTKNPAANVTQTVQTTSSDSDSISSNSLTSLKSLAQDDNSDNGELKSLKTELHGLPFEDSAGLLIPIVAIIFGCAVPVLIIFFIFWYRHKDKQAQYRLAEKALENGKDIPEGLFKEAQEPTNIYARGVKNAFLGLGLGIFLWALTGEFGLGCIGFMVMFMGIGQIVIHYTQKPSDKNKIDQKSDEE from the coding sequence ATGAAACAATTTATGATTGCATTCATGATGATGCTGGCAATTAGCATCACTATGATGGGGCAAGCCTCACCAAAGAAGGCCGCACTTACAAAAAATCCAGCAGCGAATGTGACTCAGACAGTACAAACCACCTCCTCGGATTCAGATTCAATATCAAGCAATTCTCTAACAAGCCTTAAGTCTCTTGCACAGGATGACAATAGTGACAATGGTGAATTAAAATCTCTAAAAACGGAGTTACACGGATTACCTTTTGAAGATTCCGCAGGATTACTTATACCAATTGTAGCAATCATCTTTGGTTGTGCAGTCCCTGTTTTGATTATTTTCTTCATTTTCTGGTACAGGCATAAAGATAAGCAAGCACAATATCGCTTAGCTGAAAAAGCGCTGGAAAACGGAAAAGATATTCCTGAAGGACTATTCAAGGAAGCTCAGGAGCCTACAAACATTTATGCAAGAGGAGTAAAAAACGCCTTCCTTGGCCTAGGTTTAGGAATATTCCTCTGGGCACTGACCGGTGAATTCGGACTTGGGTGTATCGGCTTTATGGTTATGTTCATGGGTATCGGACAGATTGTTATTCATTACACCCAGAAGCCTTCTGATAAAAACAAAATAGATCAAAAGTCAGACGAAGAATGA
- a CDS encoding RNA polymerase sigma factor, with product MSQLNDISLVAQVVVLKNTRAFDELVKKHQSAIRRFFLNQTLGDNELSDDLAQETFIKAYTNIASFKNLSNFSTWLYRIAYNVFYDYIRSYKETSEIDAREVDAIHHSEQENIGQKMDIYQSLKTLKEVERTCVTLFYMEDVSIDKIAGIIGSPTGTVKSHLSRGKEKLATYLKQNGYEGN from the coding sequence ATGAGTCAGCTCAACGATATATCGTTAGTCGCACAGGTCGTGGTGTTAAAAAACACCAGGGCCTTTGACGAGCTGGTTAAGAAGCACCAATCGGCCATCCGAAGGTTCTTTCTTAACCAGACACTTGGCGACAACGAATTGAGTGACGACCTGGCTCAGGAAACGTTTATTAAAGCCTACACCAATATTGCAAGCTTTAAAAATCTGTCGAACTTCTCAACATGGCTTTATCGTATTGCATATAATGTATTTTATGATTATATTCGCAGCTATAAAGAGACATCAGAAATTGATGCAAGAGAAGTAGATGCCATACACCATTCCGAGCAGGAAAATATAGGGCAAAAGATGGATATTTACCAATCACTCAAGACGTTAAAAGAAGTGGAGCGAACCTGCGTCACCTTATTCTATATGGAAGATGTGAGTATAGATAAGATTGCAGGGATTATTGGAAGCCCAACAGGAACTGTTAAATCGCATTTATCCCGGGGTAAAGAAAAACTAGCTACTTACTTAAAACAAAACGGTTATGAAGGAAATTGA
- a CDS encoding DUF5056 domain-containing protein: MKEIDDKMINQFFQAEKREVKDNGFSRRVMRNLPDRGEKLSKMWTAFCMIIGIVLFFLFDGLDAILNILREAFNGAMQSGITHLDTKSLLIAAIVLIGLGVKKVCQTE; this comes from the coding sequence ATGAAGGAAATTGATGATAAGATGATAAACCAATTCTTCCAGGCAGAGAAGAGAGAGGTTAAGGACAATGGCTTCTCACGGAGGGTAATGCGCAATTTACCTGACCGCGGAGAGAAGCTTTCAAAAATGTGGACCGCTTTTTGTATGATCATCGGAATTGTACTATTTTTCCTTTTTGATGGTCTGGATGCAATACTAAATATTTTGCGGGAAGCATTTAACGGAGCCATGCAAAGCGGGATTACACATCTGGATACAAAATCATTACTCATAGCAGCAATAGTACTTATAGGTCTTGGAGTAAAAAAAGTTTGCCAGACAGAATAA
- a CDS encoding histidine kinase, whose translation MNIPPQHIKNAIFIYILWLVMNSCNTHHSEKTVDRYSFVDSLIEYFKNTSIQRPDIAKQKLLKIRHIISDSIEYYKLTQFISYAYFHNNQLDSAILLNNKVIHFCNKKSPNLTGLAELETYAYFHRSNFLHINNKPDSAIFYLKKAYSAAYRTKDHKELATIYIYLAYNYSLMNNFTMATYFYQKAKTTADAQRLNCETYSAINTGLAKVYLNLNNFKMAGYYLNIAEKNYKRLTPYKQFVFANIKADYYYSTKNYQKALNWYIKASKLSKTFKLKAYTGIAECNLGEIYLLLNKTDSAKIYLDKAYVLIPKTNNNENITFYINGLYAELALKENNLKRAKELLFKHYDLSKISSQNIYLHTKRLESLYEKKGDFSKAYFYSKRVNHLNDSLNKKTTSNVILEFDSRYSAETSHLKQDLIISKSKAELQTTRLISILSISALIIGIITIFIIISHSRRKRESRFARQVTTITKLRMENVRNRISPHVLYNILNTVIPTFKHDDNLVHLFRILVQSLRNNLIISDKMTVALEDEMEFVKNYIEFRKKASNSQIEVNWIISPDVPLDTLIISMIIQIPVENSFKYAFEDEQNDAQVDINISTDNNVLCIIIVDNGIGFNPGRHLGDKNSTGIGLKIIFQTIELLNRRNQEKIFFNIEDIKCLSPDLHGTKTTINIPLKYNFEL comes from the coding sequence ATGAATATTCCACCGCAACATATAAAAAATGCTATTTTTATTTATATTTTATGGTTGGTAATGAACAGCTGTAACACTCATCATAGTGAAAAAACAGTTGATAGATATTCTTTTGTTGATTCATTAATTGAATATTTTAAAAACACATCAATCCAACGCCCCGACATAGCAAAGCAAAAACTACTAAAAATCAGGCATATAATAAGTGACAGCATTGAATATTATAAGCTTACTCAGTTCATAAGTTATGCTTATTTTCATAACAACCAGCTTGACTCTGCAATTTTACTAAACAATAAAGTAATTCATTTTTGCAATAAAAAATCTCCGAACCTTACAGGGCTAGCAGAATTGGAGACATATGCCTATTTTCACAGAAGTAATTTCCTACATATAAATAATAAGCCCGATTCTGCTATTTTTTATCTAAAGAAAGCTTATAGTGCTGCCTATCGTACTAAAGACCATAAGGAATTAGCTACAATCTATATCTATTTAGCTTATAATTATTCTCTGATGAATAATTTCACTATGGCTACTTATTTCTATCAGAAGGCAAAAACTACAGCTGATGCACAACGCCTAAACTGTGAAACCTATTCGGCTATCAACACAGGACTGGCAAAAGTATATTTGAACCTGAACAATTTCAAAATGGCAGGTTATTATTTAAATATTGCAGAGAAAAATTATAAGAGACTGACACCTTACAAACAATTTGTCTTTGCTAATATAAAAGCCGATTATTACTACTCTACTAAAAACTATCAAAAAGCCCTGAATTGGTATATAAAAGCAAGCAAATTAAGCAAAACATTTAAACTAAAGGCTTATACAGGCATTGCTGAATGTAATTTGGGAGAGATTTATCTTTTATTAAACAAAACAGATTCAGCAAAAATCTATTTAGATAAAGCTTACGTTCTTATTCCCAAGACTAACAACAATGAAAATATTACTTTCTACATAAATGGACTTTATGCGGAACTGGCTTTAAAAGAGAACAATTTAAAAAGAGCCAAGGAACTGTTATTTAAGCATTACGATCTTTCCAAAATCAGTAGCCAGAATATTTATCTTCATACCAAAAGATTAGAATCTCTCTATGAGAAAAAAGGCGATTTCAGTAAAGCCTACTTTTACAGTAAAAGAGTAAACCATCTGAATGATTCTCTGAATAAAAAAACTACTTCAAATGTGATTTTAGAGTTTGATTCACGATATAGTGCGGAAACATCTCATTTAAAACAGGATCTTATCATCTCTAAAAGCAAAGCTGAATTGCAGACAACACGTTTAATCAGCATTCTCTCTATTTCAGCATTAATTATTGGTATAATAACGATTTTCATCATTATTTCTCATTCCCGCAGAAAAAGAGAATCCAGATTTGCCAGACAAGTAACAACTATTACTAAGTTACGCATGGAAAATGTTCGTAACCGGATATCTCCTCATGTTTTATATAATATATTAAATACAGTAATACCGACTTTCAAACATGACGACAACCTTGTTCATTTGTTTAGAATATTAGTACAGTCGCTACGTAACAACCTGATTATCTCTGATAAGATGACAGTTGCACTTGAAGATGAGATGGAATTTGTGAAAAACTATATTGAATTCCGCAAAAAAGCCAGCAATTCACAGATTGAGGTAAATTGGATTATTTCTCCTGATGTACCATTAGACACGTTGATAATATCTATGATTATTCAGATACCTGTAGAGAACTCTTTCAAATATGCATTCGAGGATGAACAGAATGATGCACAGGTTGACATAAACATTTCCACAGATAATAATGTTCTCTGTATCATCATTGTAGATAACGGAATAGGTTTTAACCCAGGAAGGCATCTCGGAGATAAAAACAGCACTGGCATTGGATTAAAGATTATATTTCAAACAATAGAATTACTTAATCGCAGAAATCAGGAAAAAATATTTTTCAACATAGAGGATATTAAATGCCTTTCACCAGATCTGCATGGTACAAAAACCACTATTAATATTCCATTAAAATACAATTTCGAACTATGA
- a CDS encoding response regulator transcription factor, giving the protein MKTPLTTIIVDDDSNSIVTLCKDLANYPEIKVIETTTSTDKAKKIIVQHQPDLLFLDIEMPKMTGIELLHEIRTLVHPDIYVVFYSAFDKYMIDALRSSVFDYLIKPYQPIELSNIIERIKQQPKKEKANIEQSIRRLLTNDRKFALQGISGLLLLRANEVLCFQYIDNMRSWQITMTDLSVHKLRTGIIAKDLLSFSPSFMQINQECILNTDYLASIENKSLKCILYPPFNNLEIHASRRYYSKLKDQLDIL; this is encoded by the coding sequence ATGAAAACACCTTTAACAACGATTATTGTCGATGATGATAGTAACTCGATAGTAACCCTCTGCAAGGATTTGGCCAATTATCCTGAAATTAAGGTTATTGAAACAACAACATCGACTGATAAAGCAAAAAAAATTATAGTGCAACATCAGCCTGACTTGCTTTTTTTGGATATCGAAATGCCTAAAATGACTGGAATAGAGTTACTGCACGAAATACGAACATTAGTTCATCCAGACATATATGTTGTTTTTTATAGTGCTTTTGACAAATATATGATCGATGCATTGCGATCATCGGTTTTCGATTATCTGATAAAACCCTATCAGCCGATAGAGCTATCCAATATTATTGAACGAATCAAACAGCAGCCTAAAAAAGAGAAAGCAAACATAGAACAGTCAATACGCCGTTTGCTTACCAATGACCGTAAGTTTGCTCTGCAAGGAATTTCCGGATTACTATTATTAAGAGCAAACGAGGTTCTTTGCTTTCAATATATTGATAATATGCGAAGCTGGCAAATTACCATGACAGATCTTTCTGTACATAAACTTAGAACAGGGATTATTGCAAAAGATTTATTATCATTTAGTCCTTCATTTATGCAGATAAATCAGGAATGCATCCTGAATACTGATTACTTAGCATCAATAGAAAACAAATCATTAAAATGTATTTTATATCCACCATTCAATAATCTCGAGATTCATGCATCAAGAAGATACTATTCTAAATTAAAGGATCAATTAGATATCCTTTAA
- a CDS encoding cytidylate kinase-like family protein, translating into MNNKYTINIGRQLGSGGREIGTKLARQLDIAFYDKELINIASQESGLCKEFFEKADEKVSQSIFGGLFGARFPFINDGSLSGNNCLSNDALFKIQSDVIRELAKQKSCLFVGRCADYILRENPGCVNIFISAPKEDRIKRLCQNMAIDAEKAEELIEKTDRERASYYNYYSYKVWGAASTYHLCIDSSSLGIDETVEFIKLFIQKKLGL; encoded by the coding sequence ATGAATAATAAGTACACAATAAATATTGGGCGGCAACTTGGCAGTGGTGGACGAGAAATTGGAACAAAGCTTGCCAGACAGCTAGATATTGCTTTCTATGATAAAGAACTGATAAATATAGCGTCACAAGAAAGTGGTCTTTGCAAGGAGTTCTTTGAAAAGGCAGATGAGAAGGTATCACAGAGCATCTTTGGCGGACTGTTTGGTGCGCGTTTTCCATTTATCAATGATGGATCATTGTCTGGCAACAACTGCTTAAGTAACGATGCACTATTCAAAATACAAAGTGATGTAATCCGAGAGCTAGCGAAACAGAAGTCGTGCCTCTTTGTAGGAAGATGTGCAGATTATATTCTACGCGAGAATCCTGGATGTGTGAACATATTTATTTCTGCTCCGAAGGAAGATCGAATTAAGCGCCTCTGTCAGAATATGGCTATTGATGCTGAAAAGGCTGAAGAGCTGATTGAGAAAACAGATCGCGAACGTGCTTCTTATTACAATTATTACAGTTATAAAGTATGGGGAGCAGCCTCTACTTATCATCTATGTATTGATTCATCTTCACTTGGTATCGATGAAACAGTTGAGTTTATAAAACTATTTATCCAGAAGAAGCTGGGGTTATAA
- a CDS encoding putative transporter, with amino-acid sequence MNWLQTLLTDPESVAHIVMLYAFVIVLGVLLGKIKIFGVSLGVTFVLFAGILMGHFGFTGNVNILHFIREFGLILFVFCIGLQVGPSFFSSFKKGGMTMNLLAFGVVALNITVALVLYYSLNGRVELPMMVGILSGAVTNTPGLGAAQEAINQLHSAGVIQNVPQIALGYAVAYPLGVIGIIGAMILVRVIFRVNSKAEEEDWNSVTDDSHSKPHIMHLEVHNEAIFGKEMSYVMNLSGRPFVVSRIRKDGQVSIPSSDTILSKEDQIFVVCSEPDAEAISAFIGKEISVNWEEPNSPLVSRRILVTKSEMNGKKLGQLKLRNLYGVNITRVNRSGVDLFANPNLVLQVGDRVTVVGNQDAIENVTTVMGNSMKRLNEPNILTIFVGIFVGILFGSLPFAFPGVPTPVKLGLAGGPLVISILIGRFGYKLNLVTFTTQSANLMLREVGLLLFLASVGIEAGGKFFETVVQGDGLLWVGCGFLITFIPLIIVGIIGRGYFKLNYFMLMGLIAGSNTDPPALAYATQSTGSDAPAVGYSTVYPLTMFLRVLAAQLIILLLM; translated from the coding sequence ATGAATTGGTTACAAACATTGCTAACAGACCCAGAATCAGTTGCTCACATTGTGATGCTATACGCATTTGTGATTGTTCTCGGAGTCTTGTTAGGGAAGATAAAAATCTTCGGAGTTTCTTTAGGTGTTACATTTGTTTTGTTTGCCGGGATTCTTATGGGGCATTTCGGCTTTACCGGTAACGTTAACATTCTTCATTTTATCCGTGAGTTCGGATTAATCTTATTCGTATTCTGTATAGGACTACAAGTGGGGCCTTCATTCTTTTCTTCCTTTAAAAAAGGTGGAATGACAATGAATTTACTGGCCTTCGGAGTTGTTGCTCTTAACATTACAGTTGCGTTAGTGCTTTACTACTCTCTTAACGGACGAGTTGAACTTCCTATGATGGTAGGTATTCTTTCCGGAGCCGTAACAAATACTCCCGGACTTGGTGCTGCACAGGAAGCTATAAACCAATTACATTCTGCAGGCGTTATTCAAAATGTACCTCAGATAGCATTGGGATATGCAGTTGCTTATCCGCTTGGAGTAATTGGTATTATCGGAGCAATGATTTTAGTACGTGTCATATTTCGTGTAAACTCAAAAGCAGAAGAGGAAGACTGGAATTCTGTAACAGATGATAGTCATAGTAAGCCTCACATTATGCATCTTGAAGTTCATAACGAGGCTATTTTTGGAAAAGAGATGTCTTATGTTATGAATCTGTCAGGTCGTCCTTTTGTTGTATCAAGGATTCGTAAAGATGGTCAAGTATCAATCCCAAGTTCTGATACTATCCTTAGTAAAGAGGATCAAATCTTTGTGGTTTGTTCAGAGCCTGATGCTGAAGCTATTTCTGCATTCATAGGCAAAGAGATTTCAGTGAATTGGGAAGAACCAAATTCACCTTTGGTATCTCGTAGGATTTTGGTTACAAAATCAGAAATGAACGGAAAAAAACTTGGTCAGTTGAAATTGCGCAATCTTTATGGAGTAAACATAACCCGCGTAAATCGTTCTGGTGTAGATCTTTTTGCAAACCCGAATCTTGTACTTCAAGTAGGAGACCGTGTTACTGTTGTAGGCAATCAGGATGCCATTGAGAATGTAACTACTGTTATGGGAAATTCAATGAAACGTCTTAATGAACCAAATATCCTGACCATCTTTGTCGGAATCTTTGTTGGTATCCTTTTTGGTAGTCTTCCTTTTGCTTTCCCGGGAGTACCTACTCCAGTAAAGCTTGGATTAGCAGGTGGTCCATTGGTTATATCAATTCTGATAGGACGGTTTGGATATAAATTAAACTTAGTAACTTTCACTACTCAAAGTGCAAACCTGATGTTGCGTGAAGTAGGCCTTCTTCTTTTCCTTGCCAGCGTAGGTATAGAAGCCGGAGGCAAATTCTTTGAAACAGTAGTTCAAGGCGATGGTTTATTATGGGTTGGCTGTGGATTCCTAATCACTTTCATTCCATTAATTATTGTGGGAATTATAGGGCGTGGATATTTTAAGCTCAACTATTTTATGTTGATGGGACTTATTGCGGGAAGTAATACAGATCCTCCCGCATTGGCTTATGCAACTCAATCAACAGGTAGTGATGCTCCTGCTGTTGGATATTCAACAGTGTATCCATTGACTATGTTTTTACGTGTATTGGCTGCACAATTAATTATACTTCTACTTATGTAG